In the genome of Botrytis cinerea B05.10 chromosome 13, complete sequence, one region contains:
- the Bcmrpl17 gene encoding Bcmrpl17: MTSSSRGCSRTAQRLLYSSRPAFVPRTPLRTRTPCIPAPGSRSYAVAASTFKPLDGPSSHLPHVSSMPPVSPSPGATTYKISTGIILSRPPLLTETATPFEKAFYLYQKRLNERLVLPFTRYFYHKKDQPADLEWKAKVKERNGVAARDIGGYRAYGEEGWNDEVLIGGQEEKVAEWDNIAGKLVEEGMGEDLEKVKLESREGEADKRSLARKMDETVYLVVKGKEKTLDREGKEVKVDVWEFPRGDMVGNEVLHTAAQRILAQTAGENMNTWIVGHIPIGSLTIKPSKKFGREAEKVFYMKGRIMAGQADLKGNAFGKEDFMWLTRKEIEELVTKRFWSQVGGMLGGR, from the exons ATGACGTCGAGTAGTAGGGGATGCAGTCGAACTGCGCAGAGAttattat ATTCCTCAAGACCAGCCTTCGTTCCTCGAACGCCTCTCCGTACCCGCACACCATGTATACCAGCACCCGGCTCGCGAAGTTATGCGGTCGCTGCTTCGACTTTTAAACCTCTCGATGGGCCTTCCTCTCACCTCCCACATGTTTCCTCCATGCCTCCTGTCTCCCCTTCCCCGGGAGCAACGACGTATAAAATTTCGACCGGGATTATCCTCAGTCGGCCTCCGCTCCTCACGGAAACCGCCACGCCTTTCGAAAAAGCATTTTATCTCTACCAGAAACGGTTGAATGAGAGATTGGTCTTGCCATTCACGAGATACTTTTATCACAAGAAAGATCAACCGGCGGATCTGGAATGGAAGGCGAAGGTTAAGGAGAGGAATGGGGTTGCGGCGAGAGATATTGGAGGGTATAGGGCTTATGGGGAAGAGGGCTGGAATGATGAAGTGTTGATTGGGGGACAAGAGGAAAAAGTGGCGGAGTGGGATAATATTGCGGGGAAGTTGGTGGAAGAGGGGATGggagaggatttggaaaaggTGAAGTTGGAGAGTAGAGAGGGAGAGGCGGATAAGAGGAGTTTGGcgaggaagatggatgagaCGGTTTACTTGGTTgtgaaggggaaggagaagacgCTGGATAGGGAGGGCAAGGAGGTAAAGGTGGATGTTTGGGAGTTTCCGAGGGGGGATATGGTGGGGAATGAGGTTTTGCATACG GCAGCTCAAAGAATTCTTGCCCAAACAGCAGGCGAAAATATGAACACATGGATAGTAGGACATATCCCAATTGGTAGCCTCACCATCAAACCCTCAAAGAAGTTTGGAAGAGAAGCAGAAAAGGTATTTTATATGAAAGGAAGAATTATGGCGGGACAAGCGGATCTTAAGGGGAATGCatttggaaaggaagattTCATGTGGTTGACGAGGAAGGAGATTGAGGAGTTGGTTACGAAGAGGTTTTGGAGTCAGGTGGGTGGGATGTTGGGGGGTAGGTAA
- the Bcdao3 gene encoding Bcdao3 → MSSTTTKTKNILILGAGISGLQTALSLLTSSGYNENNQPPQYKITLLAKYLPGDKNEHYCSPWAGADWRSHASKPSLAAGGEEVDTDKDRRLRKWEGKTYRAWKSSIGEDGKEGEGKGKEMGMAITPSIYYLGSTYHGAEIDESGVWFEDVVGGYRELDVLEPENKLEGILGVGVRKAVHFETVCVDVDVYLGYLVRRVEELGGRIIRGEIGTGEGLEGVVRGCRDVLGGEGLDVLVNCAGLSAAKFVEEKEAEKLFPIRGQVLLVKGEAKICKTFVGDLGEKGDELLYVIPRPGSGKSVVGGVKEANTWNSNPDYELSQRIIHRLKDIGWAEGLVNSNGEIEVLDTYVGFRPGRKGGARVEIEGMDVEENSGGEGGKAKKIEGVYVVHNYGHASGGYQSSIGCAEEVVELIRGLE, encoded by the exons ATGTCGtctaccaccaccaaaaccaaaaatatACTTATCCTCGGCGCTGGGATTTCAGGTCTACAAACTGCGCTTTCGCTGCTTACCTCCTCCggatataatgaaaataatcaACCCCCCCAATACAAAATCACACTCCTAGCGAAATACCTCCCCGGTGACAAGAATGAACATTATTGTTCCCCATGGGCAGGAGCAGATTGGCGAAGCCATGCTTCGAAGCCTTCTCTTGCAGCGGGTGGCGAGGAAGTAGATACAGATAAAGATAGGAGACTCAGAAAATGGGAAGGAAAAACTTATCGAGCGTGGAAGAGTTCgattggagaggatgggaaagaaggagaaggaaaaggaaaggagatgggaatggcGATTACGCCTTCGATTTATTATCTAGGGTCTACGTACCACGGTGCGGAAATCGACGAGAGTGGCGTGTGGTTTGAGGATGTGGTGGGGGGGTATAGAGAATTGGATGTTTTGGAGCCGGAAAATAAGTTGGAGGGGATCCTGGGGGTGGGAGTCAGGAAAGCGGTGCACTTCGAAACGGTGTgtgtggatgtagatgttTATTTGGGGTATTTGGTTCGCAGGGTAGAGGAGCTGGGGGGGAGGATTATACGTGGAGAAATCGGGACGGGGGAGGGATTAGAAGGTGTGGTGCGTGGGTGTAGGGATGTGCTTGGGGGTGAGGGGTTGGATGTGTTGGTTAATTGTGCGGGACTTTCTGCGGCGAAGTTtgtggaggagaaggaggcgGAAAAGTTGTTTCCGATTAGGGGGCAGGTCTTACTGGTTAAGGGGGAAGCGAAGATTTGTAAGACTTTCGTGGGCGATTTGGGGGAGAAGGGCGATGAGTTGCTCTATGTGATTCCGAGACCGGGGAGTGGGAAGAGTGTGGTTGGGGGGGTTAAGGAG GCAAACACCTGGAACTCCAACCCAGACTACGAATTATCCCAAAGAATCATCCACCGATTAAAAGATATAGGATGGGCGGAAGGTTTGGTGAATTCAAACGGGGAGATAGAGGTGCTAGATACGTATGTGGGATTCCGACCGGGGAGGAAAGGTGGTGCGAGagttgagattgaggggaTGGACGTGGAAGAAAATagtgggggagagggaggaaaagcaaaaaaaatcGAGGGTGTCTATGTTGTTCATAATTACGGCCATGCGAGTGGAGGGTATCAAAGTAGTATTGGGTGTGCGGAGGAAGTGGTTGAGTTGATTCGGGGCTTGGAATGA